One genomic region from Listeria monocytogenes encodes:
- a CDS encoding UDP-N-acetylglucosamine 1-carboxyvinyltransferase: protein MTDRLIIQGGKKLSGTLQVDGAKNSAVALIPAAILAESEVVLEGLPDISDVYTLYDILEELGGSVRYDNKTAIIDPTDMLSMPLPSGNVKKLRASYYLMGAMLGRFKKAVIGLPGGCYLGPRPIDQHIKGFEALGAKVTNEQGAIYLRADELKGARIYLDVVSVGATINIMLAAVRAKGKTVIENAAKEPEIIDVATLLTNMGAIIKGAGTDTIRITGVDHLHGCHHTIIPDRIEAGTFMVLAAASGKGIRIENVIPTHLEGIIAKLTEMGVPMDIEEDSIFIGEVENIKKVDIKTYAYPGFPTDLQQPLTALLTRAEGSSVITDTIYPSRFKHIAELERMGGKFKLEGRSAVISGPAKLQGSKVTATDLRAGAALVIAGLLAEGRTEIHGVEHIERGYSKIIEKLSAIGADITRSSTAETNI from the coding sequence GTGACGGATAGATTAATTATTCAAGGTGGCAAAAAATTATCAGGCACTTTGCAAGTAGACGGTGCGAAAAATAGCGCGGTTGCCTTGATTCCAGCTGCTATTTTGGCGGAATCTGAAGTTGTTTTAGAAGGTTTACCGGATATTTCTGATGTATATACTCTTTATGATATTTTAGAAGAACTTGGCGGCAGCGTCCGTTATGATAACAAAACAGCAATTATTGATCCAACTGATATGCTTTCAATGCCACTTCCATCAGGAAATGTGAAGAAATTGAGAGCTTCTTACTATTTAATGGGTGCTATGCTTGGAAGGTTTAAAAAAGCGGTCATTGGACTTCCAGGGGGCTGTTATTTGGGGCCGCGTCCCATCGATCAACATATTAAAGGATTTGAAGCACTTGGCGCAAAAGTAACCAATGAACAGGGTGCGATTTATTTACGGGCAGATGAATTAAAAGGCGCGCGCATTTACCTAGATGTCGTAAGTGTTGGAGCCACAATTAACATCATGTTAGCAGCTGTTCGTGCAAAAGGAAAAACAGTGATTGAAAATGCAGCAAAAGAACCAGAAATTATTGATGTAGCTACTCTTTTAACAAATATGGGAGCAATTATTAAAGGTGCTGGAACAGATACCATTCGAATTACTGGTGTGGATCATCTTCATGGTTGCCATCATACGATTATTCCTGATAGAATCGAAGCGGGAACTTTTATGGTGCTCGCAGCGGCCTCAGGAAAAGGCATACGAATCGAAAATGTTATCCCAACTCACTTAGAGGGAATCATTGCGAAACTAACAGAAATGGGTGTTCCTATGGATATTGAGGAAGATTCCATTTTTATTGGTGAAGTAGAGAATATAAAAAAAGTTGATATTAAAACATACGCTTATCCTGGATTTCCAACTGATTTACAACAGCCACTCACGGCGCTTTTAACTCGTGCAGAAGGTAGCAGCGTCATTACAGACACGATTTATCCGAGTCGCTTCAAGCACATTGCTGAGCTGGAACGAATGGGCGGTAAGTTTAAATTAGAAGGTAGATCTGCTGTGATTAGTGGTCCAGCAAAATTACAAGGTTCTAAAGTAACAGCAACTGATTTAAGAGCAGGTGCAGCACTTGTTATTGCTGGACTTTTGGCAGAAGGAAGAACAGAAATTCATGGTGTCGAACATATTGAACGTGGCTACAGTAAAATTATCGAAAAACTTTCTGCGATTGGTGCAGATATAACTCGTAGTAGTACAGCAGAAACAAATATCTAA
- the thrB gene encoding homoserine kinase has protein sequence MRIRVPATTANLGPGFDSCGLALTLYLTLDIGAEADSWYIEHNIGGGIPHDETNVIIETALNLAPNLTPHHLVMTCDIPPARGLGSSSAAVVAGIELANTLAELNLSKEEKVRIAAEIEGHPDNVAPAVLGNWVVGAKLDGEDFYVRHLFPDCALIAFIPKAELLTSESRGVLPDTLPFKEAVQASSIANVMIAAILRNDMTLAGEMMERDLWHEKYRSQLVPHLTQIRDVAKSQGAYAACLSGAGPTVLVFAPRKVANTLQTSLQTLEIDADVLLLDVEGSGAEVFR, from the coding sequence ATGCGTATTCGTGTCCCGGCAACAACAGCCAATCTTGGTCCAGGCTTTGATTCTTGTGGCTTGGCGTTAACATTATATTTAACGCTTGATATTGGAGCGGAAGCGGATTCTTGGTATATCGAACATAATATTGGCGGCGGGATTCCGCATGACGAAACCAATGTGATTATCGAAACTGCCTTAAACCTAGCCCCTAATTTAACGCCGCATCATTTAGTGATGACCTGTGATATTCCGCCCGCTCGTGGACTAGGCAGTAGTTCTGCGGCGGTAGTTGCGGGAATTGAATTAGCCAATACACTTGCTGAACTTAACCTTTCAAAAGAGGAAAAAGTTCGTATAGCTGCCGAAATAGAAGGGCATCCTGATAATGTTGCGCCTGCTGTTCTTGGAAACTGGGTCGTAGGAGCGAAATTAGATGGAGAAGATTTCTATGTCCGCCACCTTTTTCCGGATTGTGCTTTAATTGCGTTTATTCCAAAGGCAGAACTTCTTACTTCGGAAAGTCGCGGTGTTTTACCTGATACGCTTCCGTTCAAAGAAGCTGTCCAAGCGAGTAGTATCGCCAATGTAATGATTGCAGCAATTTTACGTAATGATATGACGCTAGCTGGTGAAATGATGGAACGTGATTTATGGCATGAAAAATATCGCAGCCAATTAGTACCACATTTAACACAAATTCGCGACGTGGCCAAAAGTCAAGGAGCCTATGCTGCTTGTTTGAGCGGTGCGGGCCCAACTGTCCTAGTGTTCGCTCCTCGCAAGGTTGCTAACACACTGCAAACATCTTTACAAACGTTAGAAATAGACGCGGACGTTCTTCTTCTTGATGTCGAAGGAAGCGGCGCAGAAGTTTTTCGTTAA
- a CDS encoding lysylphosphatidylglycerol synthase transmembrane domain-containing protein encodes MSGGAKKNLFNIAIVLAISIGFIIWQFQGVDISTFFASMLKVNPWWLLAAFAAMFIYWFLEAVVLQTASKPANKDQRFFSSFRITMIGQFFNTITPMATGGQPAQLVMLTKQGMDAGRGSSVLLVKFIIYQAMVVLNFLVILIFGIHYLMTGVTQLKFLVLLGFGVHVIVIAALILVGRSQKFTTKLVHILLIPTRLFMKKEKVSNLRNTLDEKIITFHEESSRIGKDWKLIVRCCFYTTLQLWIYFSIPFFILQAIGVTGIGLYMAITYHAFIIMFATVMPTPGGAGGAEYTFTLLFGMLLGPAKLLMALVLWRIITYYSCIVFGAGALLIKDTASQKIKPRIEALAKTPAKNLP; translated from the coding sequence ATGAGTGGAGGCGCAAAGAAAAACTTATTTAATATTGCGATTGTATTAGCAATTAGCATCGGCTTCATTATCTGGCAATTTCAAGGCGTAGATATCTCCACTTTTTTTGCTTCGATGTTAAAAGTAAACCCTTGGTGGCTCTTGGCGGCCTTTGCTGCAATGTTTATTTATTGGTTTTTAGAAGCGGTTGTTTTACAAACTGCATCCAAACCAGCGAATAAGGACCAACGTTTTTTTTCGTCATTCCGGATTACAATGATTGGCCAATTTTTTAATACCATTACTCCAATGGCGACTGGCGGACAGCCTGCGCAACTCGTTATGTTGACGAAGCAAGGCATGGATGCGGGGCGAGGAAGTTCGGTCTTACTCGTAAAATTCATTATTTACCAAGCGATGGTCGTGCTGAACTTTTTAGTTATCTTGATTTTTGGTATTCATTACTTAATGACTGGCGTGACACAATTGAAATTCCTTGTTCTACTAGGGTTTGGTGTGCATGTGATTGTCATTGCTGCGCTTATTTTAGTAGGAAGAAGCCAAAAGTTCACGACAAAATTAGTGCACATTTTACTTATACCAACACGTTTATTTATGAAAAAAGAAAAAGTTTCCAATTTAAGAAATACGTTAGATGAGAAGATTATTACTTTCCATGAAGAAAGTAGCCGAATTGGTAAAGATTGGAAATTAATTGTTCGTTGTTGTTTTTATACAACGTTGCAACTTTGGATTTACTTCTCAATCCCATTCTTTATTTTACAAGCGATTGGTGTGACAGGAATTGGTTTGTATATGGCGATTACTTATCATGCGTTTATTATTATGTTCGCAACGGTGATGCCAACTCCAGGCGGGGCCGGTGGAGCTGAGTACACTTTTACATTGTTATTCGGTATGTTACTTGGACCTGCCAAACTACTCATGGCTCTAGTCTTATGGCGAATTATAACTTATTATAGTTGTATCGTTTTTGGTGCAGGAGCTTTATTAATAAAAGATACAGCGTCCCAAAAAATCAAACCGCGCATAGAAGCGCTTGCAAAAACACCTGCAAAAAATTTACCATAG
- the gtcA gene encoding cell wall teichoic acid glycosylation protein GtcA, with amino-acid sequence MNKIRKWLDKIPWYTDEIHSILMYLIMGGFTTLINIVTFWLCTYVLNWDYRIANTIAWVASVLFAYFSNKKYVFESYTPTWKERAREVTSFFGFRFLTYLVDILVMILLIEVLSINELWAKIWTNVIVLVLNYVFSKWIIFKVKK; translated from the coding sequence ATGAACAAAATAAGAAAATGGTTAGACAAGATTCCGTGGTATACGGATGAGATTCATAGTATCTTGATGTATTTAATCATGGGTGGTTTTACAACACTTATTAATATCGTGACATTTTGGTTATGTACTTATGTATTGAACTGGGATTATCGTATCGCAAACACCATTGCATGGGTTGCATCCGTCCTTTTTGCATATTTTTCTAATAAAAAATATGTTTTTGAAAGCTATACACCTACTTGGAAAGAACGCGCTCGAGAAGTTACATCATTTTTCGGTTTCCGCTTTTTGACTTATTTAGTGGACATTTTAGTAATGATTCTTCTAATTGAAGTTTTATCTATAAATGAATTATGGGCAAAAATTTGGACGAATGTAATTGTCCTTGTACTTAATTATGTGTTTAGTAAATGGATCATTTTCAAAGTGAAAAAATAA
- a CDS encoding thymidine kinase translates to MAQLFFRYGSMNSGKTIEILKVAHNYEEQNKTVAIFTSGIDDRDQVGFISSRIGLKREATPIFSDTNIFEIVVNIKPKPNCVLLDESQFLEKEHVFQLAKIVDELNIPVIAYGLKNDFRNELFEGSKYLLLYADKLEEMKTICWFCAKKATMVLRVDDKGKPVYTGEQIMIGGNDHYYPVCRKCHANPPIK, encoded by the coding sequence ATGGCACAATTATTTTTCCGTTATGGTTCCATGAATAGTGGGAAAACCATTGAAATTCTAAAAGTCGCACATAATTATGAAGAACAAAATAAAACAGTAGCTATCTTTACTTCAGGTATTGACGATAGAGACCAAGTTGGCTTCATTTCAAGTCGAATTGGACTGAAACGAGAAGCAACTCCTATTTTTAGTGACACAAATATTTTTGAAATCGTAGTGAATATTAAACCAAAACCAAATTGCGTTCTTTTAGATGAATCGCAATTTCTAGAAAAAGAACACGTATTTCAGTTAGCGAAAATTGTGGATGAATTAAATATCCCAGTAATTGCTTATGGTTTAAAAAATGATTTTCGAAACGAATTATTCGAAGGGTCGAAATACTTGCTGCTATATGCAGATAAACTAGAAGAAATGAAAACAATTTGCTGGTTCTGTGCCAAAAAGGCGACGATGGTTCTGCGCGTTGATGACAAAGGAAAGCCAGTTTATACAGGTGAACAAATTATGATTGGCGGAAATGACCACTATTACCCTGTGTGTCGCAAATGTCATGCCAATCCACCAATAAAATAA
- the thrC gene encoding threonine synthase, which translates to MYKGLLEKYKEYLPVTDKTPMISLAEGNTPLIPLPNLSKELGVTLYGKYEGLNPTGSFKDRGMVMAVAKAKEEGAEAVICASTGNTSAAAAAYATRAGLKAYIVIPEGKVALGKLAQAVMYGADIISIQGNFDEALKSVRELAETEAVTLVNSVNPYRLEGQKTAAFEICEQLGSAPDVLAIPVGNAGNISAYWKGFKEWNEAKASGLPRMHGFEAEGAAAIVQGKPIDNPETIATAIRIGNPASWGLAEAARDESGGYIHSVTDDEIVNAYKKIAAQDGVFIEPGSAASLAGVIQHVANGTIKKGETVVCVFTGNGLKDPDTAMSVHEIPISHVDDIEAMRTHLRSGVKA; encoded by the coding sequence ATGTATAAAGGTTTACTAGAAAAATATAAAGAATATCTACCAGTAACTGATAAAACGCCAATGATCTCACTTGCGGAAGGAAATACACCACTTATTCCATTACCGAATTTGTCCAAAGAACTTGGGGTTACTTTATACGGAAAATACGAAGGCTTAAATCCAACCGGTTCTTTTAAAGATCGTGGAATGGTTATGGCTGTTGCTAAAGCGAAAGAAGAAGGTGCCGAAGCGGTTATTTGTGCATCCACTGGGAATACTTCTGCTGCGGCTGCGGCATACGCAACACGTGCGGGATTAAAAGCGTACATTGTTATTCCAGAAGGCAAAGTCGCTCTAGGAAAATTAGCGCAAGCAGTTATGTATGGCGCAGATATTATCTCGATTCAAGGTAATTTTGATGAAGCATTAAAATCGGTTCGTGAATTAGCTGAAACAGAAGCAGTAACACTTGTAAATTCCGTGAATCCATATCGTTTAGAAGGTCAAAAAACAGCTGCATTCGAAATCTGTGAGCAATTAGGTTCCGCGCCAGATGTACTTGCAATTCCAGTCGGTAATGCCGGGAATATTTCTGCATACTGGAAGGGGTTTAAAGAATGGAATGAGGCTAAAGCTTCTGGACTGCCGCGGATGCATGGTTTTGAAGCAGAAGGAGCTGCGGCGATTGTTCAAGGGAAACCAATTGATAACCCGGAAACAATTGCAACAGCGATTCGTATCGGAAACCCAGCTAGTTGGGGGCTTGCAGAAGCAGCTCGCGATGAATCTGGCGGATACATTCATTCTGTAACAGATGATGAAATTGTGAATGCTTATAAAAAAATTGCAGCACAAGATGGTGTCTTTATCGAGCCGGGTTCTGCCGCTTCATTAGCTGGTGTCATTCAACATGTAGCAAATGGAACAATTAAAAAAGGGGAAACAGTTGTTTGTGTATTCACTGGAAATGGCTTAAAAGATCCAGATACTGCGATGAGTGTGCATGAAATTCCAATTTCCCATGTGGATGATATCGAAGCAATGCGCACACATTTACGTTCAGGAGTGAAAGCTTAA
- the prfA gene encoding peptide chain release factor 1: protein MYDRLQAVEDRYDELNELLSDPDVVSDPKRLRDLSKEQSGITATVETYREYKNVNEQINETKELLGEKLDDEMREMAKEEFAELQKEKADLEERLKLLLVPKDPNDDKNVILEIRGAAGGDEAALFAGDLFRMYSKYAESRGWKVEIMDANPTGIGGYKEIIAMMNGNDAFSRMKYENGAHRVQRVPETESGGRIHTSTATVAILPEAEEVEIELHDKDIRTDTFASTGAGGQSVNTTMSAVRLTHIPTGIVVSMQDERSQLKNKDKAMKVLRARVYDKFEREAREEYDANRKSAVGTGDRSERIRTYNYPQNRVTDHRIGLTIQKLDQIMEGKLDEIIDALILEDQTSKLEHLNDAN from the coding sequence ATGTATGATCGATTACAGGCGGTGGAAGACCGTTATGATGAACTAAATGAGTTATTAAGTGATCCAGATGTAGTATCGGATCCAAAACGACTACGCGACCTTTCCAAAGAACAATCCGGCATTACCGCGACAGTCGAAACGTACCGCGAATACAAAAATGTAAACGAACAAATTAACGAAACAAAAGAACTCCTAGGAGAAAAACTAGACGATGAAATGCGCGAAATGGCCAAAGAAGAATTCGCGGAACTTCAAAAAGAAAAGGCAGACTTAGAAGAACGACTAAAACTATTACTCGTGCCAAAAGATCCTAATGATGACAAAAACGTTATTTTAGAAATCCGCGGAGCAGCTGGTGGAGATGAAGCAGCTTTATTTGCCGGCGATTTATTCCGCATGTACAGTAAATATGCGGAATCACGCGGCTGGAAAGTAGAAATCATGGACGCGAACCCGACTGGTATTGGCGGTTACAAAGAAATTATTGCGATGATGAACGGAAATGACGCCTTTTCGCGAATGAAATATGAGAACGGGGCGCACCGTGTTCAACGTGTACCAGAAACAGAATCAGGTGGTCGAATCCATACATCAACAGCGACAGTGGCCATTTTGCCAGAAGCGGAAGAAGTGGAAATCGAGTTGCATGACAAAGATATCCGTACAGATACATTCGCATCCACTGGTGCCGGTGGACAAAGTGTCAATACAACGATGTCAGCTGTACGTTTAACGCATATTCCGACCGGAATTGTCGTTTCGATGCAAGATGAGCGTTCTCAGTTGAAAAACAAAGATAAAGCGATGAAAGTATTGCGCGCACGTGTTTATGATAAATTTGAGCGTGAGGCTCGCGAGGAATACGATGCCAACCGTAAGTCAGCTGTTGGAACGGGTGACCGCTCCGAACGTATCCGGACTTATAACTATCCGCAAAACCGCGTAACCGACCACCGTATCGGCTTAACCATTCAAAAGCTAGATCAAATCATGGAAGGCAAACTCGATGAAATCATTGACGCGCTCATCCTAGAAGATCAAACAAGTAAACTGGAGCATTTAAATGACGCAAATTAG
- a CDS encoding glycosyltransferase family 2 protein has translation MKLITISVPAYNEQESITTLYETIVNVMDSIKDKYTFELLFINDGSKDKTLEIVKQLHKEDNRVGFVDLSRNYGKEIAMAAGFDYAKGDAVITMDADLQHPPELIKEMIELWELGYEDVYARRNKRHGESWLKKATSKWYYKTLQKVTKTPVLPDTGDFRLLDRRCVDALKKLRETQRYTKGLYNWIGFKKVEVTFDAAPRHAGETKWNYRSLINLALEGITSYTTLPLRLSTIAGFAISLGTFIYLIYIVIKTLIVGSDVSGFPTLMITILFLGGIQLISIGIIGEYLGRIFNEVKKRPLYFVEEYNGEKEDIV, from the coding sequence ATGAAACTAATTACAATATCTGTTCCTGCATATAATGAGCAAGAATCAATTACCACATTATATGAAACTATTGTGAATGTTATGGATTCCATTAAAGATAAATATACTTTTGAATTATTATTTATCAATGATGGTAGTAAGGATAAGACACTGGAAATAGTAAAGCAGCTACATAAAGAAGATAATCGAGTGGGTTTTGTAGATCTTTCAAGAAATTACGGGAAAGAAATAGCAATGGCTGCCGGATTTGATTATGCAAAAGGCGATGCTGTGATTACAATGGATGCAGATTTACAACATCCGCCAGAGCTAATTAAAGAAATGATTGAACTATGGGAATTAGGATATGAAGATGTTTATGCAAGAAGAAATAAACGTCATGGCGAAAGCTGGTTAAAGAAAGCAACTTCAAAGTGGTACTATAAAACTTTACAAAAAGTGACTAAAACCCCGGTTCTTCCAGATACAGGTGATTTTAGATTGCTCGATAGAAGATGCGTAGATGCATTGAAAAAATTAAGAGAAACACAACGTTATACAAAAGGGTTGTACAATTGGATTGGCTTTAAAAAAGTGGAAGTTACTTTTGATGCAGCGCCAAGACATGCTGGTGAAACCAAATGGAATTACCGGTCCTTGATTAATTTGGCTCTTGAAGGAATTACTTCTTATACGACATTGCCACTTAGATTATCAACTATTGCTGGTTTCGCTATCTCATTAGGCACTTTTATTTATTTGATATATATAGTAATAAAAACGCTTATCGTTGGTTCTGACGTTAGCGGATTTCCGACTTTAATGATTACAATACTGTTCTTAGGCGGGATTCAACTTATTAGTATAGGTATTATTGGGGAATATTTGGGTCGGATTTTTAATGAAGTGAAAAAACGCCCGCTTTATTTTGTAGAAGAATATAACGGAGAGAAAGAAGACATAGTATGA
- the rho gene encoding transcription termination factor Rho: MAKLSIAYLESLTIKDIYSLAKEHKIAYYSKLTKRELIFALLKSNAEKEGFFFMEGVLEIIPNEGFGFLRPINYSSSSEDIYISASQIRRFELRTGDRVSGKVRPPKENERYFGLLHVEAVNGENPEVAKERVHFPGLTPLYPDRQIHLETEKYPISTRTIDLISPIGFGQRGLIVAPPKAGKTVLLKEIANAITTNHPDTELIVLLIDERPEEVTDIERSVKADVVSSTFDEVPENHIKVAELVLERAMRLVEQKRDVVILMDSITRLARAYNLVIPPSGRTLSGGIDPAAFHRPKRFFGAARNIEEGGSLTILATALVDTGSRMDDVIYEEFKGTGNMELHLDRQLAERRVFPAIDMRRSGTRKEELLLSKERLEQLWKIRKAMPKQGDGLDISERFVRYLKKTDNNEAFYELLQEEMFKK; the protein is encoded by the coding sequence ATGGCTAAACTCTCCATTGCATACTTAGAAAGCTTAACAATTAAAGATATATATTCCCTAGCTAAAGAACATAAGATTGCTTATTATAGTAAGCTTACCAAACGAGAACTTATTTTTGCTTTACTTAAGTCAAACGCCGAAAAAGAAGGTTTCTTTTTTATGGAAGGTGTCTTGGAAATTATTCCGAATGAGGGATTTGGTTTTTTACGACCTATTAATTATTCCTCTAGCTCGGAAGATATTTATATTTCCGCTTCTCAAATCAGACGTTTTGAATTAAGAACGGGAGACAGAGTTTCAGGAAAAGTTCGTCCACCAAAAGAAAATGAACGTTATTTTGGTTTACTGCATGTTGAGGCAGTTAACGGAGAAAACCCAGAAGTAGCGAAAGAAAGAGTGCATTTTCCTGGTTTGACGCCACTTTATCCGGATCGTCAAATTCATTTAGAAACAGAAAAATATCCAATTTCAACACGTACAATTGATTTGATTTCTCCAATTGGATTTGGACAGCGTGGACTTATTGTAGCGCCACCAAAAGCAGGGAAAACTGTTTTGCTCAAAGAAATTGCGAATGCGATTACGACTAATCATCCAGATACTGAATTGATTGTTTTGCTAATAGATGAGCGTCCAGAAGAAGTAACTGATATTGAGCGCTCTGTAAAAGCGGATGTAGTCAGTTCCACATTTGACGAAGTTCCAGAAAATCATATTAAAGTTGCAGAACTTGTGCTTGAACGCGCAATGAGATTAGTGGAGCAAAAACGCGATGTAGTTATTTTGATGGACAGTATCACGCGTCTCGCACGAGCGTATAATTTAGTTATACCACCAAGTGGCCGAACACTTTCAGGGGGGATTGACCCAGCAGCTTTTCATAGACCAAAACGGTTTTTTGGAGCAGCACGAAATATAGAAGAGGGCGGTAGTTTAACAATCCTTGCTACTGCGTTAGTTGACACAGGCTCACGGATGGATGATGTTATTTACGAAGAATTCAAGGGTACTGGGAACATGGAATTGCATCTTGATCGTCAACTTGCTGAACGTCGTGTCTTTCCTGCGATTGATATGCGTCGATCTGGAACAAGAAAAGAAGAACTTTTATTATCCAAAGAACGCTTAGAACAACTATGGAAAATCCGTAAAGCCATGCCAAAACAAGGTGATGGACTTGATATTTCAGAACGCTTTGTCCGTTACTTAAAGAAAACCGACAACAATGAAGCTTTTTATGAATTACTACAAGAGGAAATGTTTAAAAAATAA
- a CDS encoding type B 50S ribosomal protein L31 has translation MKTGIHPEYRPVVFVDTSTDFKFLSGSTKSSSETIKWEDGNEYPLLRVEISSDSHPFYTGKQKHATADGRVDRFNKKYGLK, from the coding sequence ATGAAAACTGGAATTCATCCTGAGTACCGTCCAGTGGTATTTGTTGATACTAGTACTGATTTCAAATTTTTGTCAGGTTCTACTAAGAGCTCAAGCGAAACAATTAAATGGGAAGATGGCAACGAGTATCCATTACTACGTGTCGAAATCTCTTCTGATTCGCACCCGTTCTATACTGGTAAACAAAAACATGCGACTGCAGATGGCCGTGTGGACCGCTTCAACAAAAAATACGGTCTCAAATAA
- a CDS encoding homoserine dehydrogenase: MEAKLQVGVLGFGTVGSGVIHILEEHQEKISQVTGYHISVKKVLVRDLEKNRRYETKGFELTTNPSDVLDDPEIAVVVEVMGSITTAREYILQALKAGKHVVTANKDLIALHGDELVAVAQANNCDLFYEASVAGGIPILRTIVNSLAADKIQKVMGIVNGTTNFMLTKMTTEKKSYEDVLAEAQALGFAESDPTNDVDGIDAARKMVIMTRLAFGMNVNLDNVETNGIRGISPEDIEVAYQLGYKIKLVGTAEETNGTVNVNVGPVLLPKAHPLAGVNYENNAVFVTGAAVGETMFYGPGAGELPTATSVVSDLITVAKNSRLGTNGNAFNSYKHETKHTPKEQVFSKYYLRLTMDDKTGTFLKLTQIFAEAGVGFDKILQQPYDDFTATVVIVTHSTSQAQLEQAIARVKDEPEMQMLAKYSVVEG, translated from the coding sequence GTGGAAGCAAAGTTACAAGTAGGTGTGTTAGGATTTGGAACGGTAGGTAGCGGTGTTATTCATATTTTAGAAGAGCATCAAGAAAAAATTAGTCAAGTAACTGGATACCATATTTCTGTAAAGAAAGTGCTAGTTCGTGACTTAGAAAAAAATCGCCGTTATGAAACAAAAGGTTTTGAACTAACCACCAATCCGTCTGATGTACTGGATGATCCAGAAATTGCTGTTGTTGTCGAGGTTATGGGCAGCATCACAACTGCGCGGGAATACATTTTGCAGGCCTTGAAAGCTGGAAAACATGTAGTAACTGCGAATAAGGATTTGATTGCGCTACACGGCGACGAATTAGTGGCAGTTGCACAAGCTAATAATTGTGATTTGTTTTATGAAGCGAGCGTTGCAGGTGGAATTCCGATTTTACGTACTATCGTAAACAGCCTAGCGGCAGATAAAATTCAAAAAGTAATGGGTATCGTCAACGGGACAACCAATTTCATGCTAACAAAAATGACGACAGAGAAAAAGTCATACGAAGATGTTTTAGCAGAAGCCCAAGCACTAGGATTTGCCGAGTCTGACCCAACGAATGACGTGGACGGAATCGATGCAGCTAGAAAAATGGTTATTATGACAAGACTCGCATTTGGAATGAATGTGAATTTAGATAATGTAGAAACAAACGGTATTCGTGGGATTTCTCCTGAAGATATCGAAGTAGCGTACCAATTAGGATATAAAATTAAACTAGTAGGTACTGCCGAAGAAACAAATGGCACAGTTAATGTCAATGTTGGGCCAGTGTTATTACCAAAAGCACATCCACTTGCCGGCGTTAACTATGAAAATAATGCCGTATTTGTAACAGGTGCAGCTGTCGGAGAAACAATGTTTTATGGTCCCGGAGCCGGCGAATTACCAACAGCGACAAGTGTTGTTAGTGATTTGATTACTGTTGCGAAAAATAGCCGTCTAGGTACAAACGGTAATGCTTTCAACAGCTACAAACACGAAACAAAACATACACCAAAGGAACAAGTTTTCTCTAAATACTATCTTCGTCTAACAATGGACGATAAAACAGGAACCTTCCTTAAGTTGACGCAAATTTTTGCAGAAGCCGGCGTTGGTTTTGATAAAATTTTACAACAACCGTATGATGATTTCACGGCGACCGTTGTTATCGTGACACACTCAACAAGTCAAGCGCAATTAGAACAAGCAATCGCTAGGGTCAAAGATGAGCCAGAAATGCAAATGCTCGCAAAATATTCCGTTGTGGAGGGTTAA